In a genomic window of Nyctibius grandis isolate bNycGra1 chromosome 4, bNycGra1.pri, whole genome shotgun sequence:
- the TNNI2 gene encoding troponin I, fast skeletal muscle: MAAGPWPTVGLYGEGERKGEWTPYNLLFSLSAHLQKKRRAATARRQHLKSAMLQLAVTEIEKEAAAKEVEKQNYLAEHCPPLSLPGSMQELQELCKKLHAKIESVDEERYDTEVKLQKTNKELEDLSQKLFDLRGKFKRPPLRRVRMSADAMLRALLGSKHKVCMDLRANLKQVKKEDTEKEKDLRDVGDWRKNIEEKSGMEGRKKMFEAGES; this comes from the exons ATGGCTGCAGGTCCTTGGCCCACTGTGGGGTTGTACGGGGAAGGGGAACGGAAAGGGGAATGGACACCTTATaacctgcttttctctctttctgcccacttgcagaaaaaaaggagggcaGCCACTGCCCGTCGGCAGCACCTGAAG AGTGCTATGCTCCAGCTTGCTGtcactgaaatagaaaaagaagcagctgctaAAGAAGTGGAAAAGCAAAACTACCTGGCGGAGCATTGCCCTCCTCTGTCGCTCCCAGGATCCATGCAGGAACTTCAG GAACTGTGCAAAAAGCTTCATGCCAAGATAGAGTCAGTGGATGAGGAGAGGTATGACACGGAGGTGAAGCTACAGAAGACTAACAAGGAG CTGGAAGACTTGAGCCAGAAGCTCTTTGACCTGCGGGGCAAGTTCAAGAGGCCACCCCTCCGCAGGGTGCGCATGTCCGCCGATGCGATGCTGCGGGCTCTGCTGGGCTCCAAGCACAAGGTCTGCATGGACCTCCGAGCCAACCTGAAGCAAGTCAAGAAGGAGGACACCGAGAAG GAGAAGGACCTCCGTGATGTTGGTGACTGGAGGAAGAACATTGAGGAGAAGTCCGGCATGGAGGGCAGGAAGAAGATGTTCGAGGCTGGAGAGTCCTAA